In one Pseudodesulfovibrio tunisiensis genomic region, the following are encoded:
- a CDS encoding heavy metal translocating P-type ATPase, producing the protein MNTVQAQIKGMHCAACSARIERAVGAMDGVESVAVNLAAETMSLTHDPDTTSVETVAERIKELGFEAIFPQDNGLEELNLVIGGMHCAACSSRLERVLNGLDGVDSASVSLATEAGEISFDPATISRKTIRQAVADAGFTSEVRSPSAALYEERRKEAEARLAAQKRALIPAFLFAFPLLILSMGHMWGMPLPQWLDPAHSPVTFALAQLLLTLPVVWSGRHFYLQGIPALLRGGPNMDSLVATGTGAAFIYSLWNTVEILAGIDVMTRVMDLYYESAAVLIAMISLGKYFEARSKLKTSDAIRALMRLAPETATLIRDGEQKTVPVDEVEPGDALLVKPGERIPVDGAIADGSSSIDESMLTGESMPVSKGEGDPVAGGTMNTHGAFTMTATRVGGDTMLARIVRLVQEAQGTKAPIANLADRISFYFVPTVMSIALAAGLAWYFSGADFAFSLRIFVAVMVIACPCAMGLATPVSIMVGTGRGAQLGVLIKSGRALQEAGNLDTIVFDKTGTLTRGRPELVEWTMTRGTAARTEALFLAAGAESRSEHPLAQALVRHAREKQLDPPEPTAFEAIPGRGIRATVMGREVLIGNAELLAENDISLIDDPFTTREIERYAAEGMTAVYFASEGRFNAVFAIADTMRDETPEVIAELKREGMRPIMLTGDNEVTARAVATRAGIHEVIAGVLPDRKADEVERLQKEGRKVAMIGDGINDAPALARADIGIAMGSGIDVAVESGDVVLMQSDLRSLLTALRLSRATMGNIKQNLFWAFAFNTIGIPVAAGLLHVFGGPTLNPMIAGTAMAMSSVTVVSNALRLRFFK; encoded by the coding sequence ATGAATACGGTGCAAGCACAGATAAAAGGGATGCATTGCGCGGCCTGCTCCGCGCGGATCGAGCGCGCGGTGGGAGCCATGGACGGCGTGGAGTCCGTGGCCGTGAATCTGGCCGCGGAAACCATGAGCCTGACGCACGATCCGGACACCACAAGCGTGGAGACCGTGGCCGAACGCATCAAGGAACTCGGATTCGAGGCGATCTTTCCGCAGGACAACGGCCTTGAGGAGCTGAATCTGGTCATCGGCGGCATGCATTGCGCAGCCTGTTCCTCCCGGCTGGAGCGCGTGCTGAACGGACTGGACGGCGTGGACTCCGCCAGCGTGAGTCTGGCGACCGAAGCCGGGGAAATCTCGTTCGATCCGGCGACCATCTCGCGCAAGACCATCCGGCAGGCCGTGGCTGACGCGGGCTTCACCTCCGAGGTGCGCAGCCCGTCCGCAGCCCTGTACGAGGAACGCCGCAAGGAAGCCGAAGCCCGGCTTGCGGCCCAGAAACGGGCGCTCATCCCGGCGTTTCTGTTCGCCTTTCCCCTGCTGATCCTGTCCATGGGCCACATGTGGGGCATGCCCCTGCCCCAATGGCTGGACCCGGCGCATTCGCCCGTGACCTTTGCTCTGGCCCAGCTCCTGCTGACCCTGCCCGTGGTCTGGTCCGGTCGGCATTTCTACCTTCAGGGCATCCCGGCCCTGCTGCGCGGCGGCCCGAACATGGATTCCCTCGTGGCCACCGGAACCGGCGCGGCCTTCATCTATTCCCTGTGGAACACCGTGGAGATTCTGGCGGGCATCGACGTGATGACGCGCGTCATGGACCTGTACTACGAATCCGCTGCCGTGCTGATCGCCATGATCTCGCTGGGCAAGTATTTCGAGGCGCGCAGCAAACTCAAGACCTCGGACGCGATCCGCGCCCTGATGCGTCTCGCTCCCGAGACCGCCACTCTGATCCGGGACGGCGAGCAGAAGACCGTGCCCGTGGACGAGGTGGAACCGGGCGACGCCCTGCTGGTCAAGCCCGGCGAACGCATTCCCGTGGACGGAGCCATTGCGGACGGTTCCTCCTCGATCGACGAATCCATGCTGACCGGCGAGTCCATGCCGGTCTCCAAGGGCGAGGGCGATCCCGTGGCAGGCGGCACCATGAACACGCACGGCGCGTTCACCATGACCGCCACGCGCGTGGGCGGAGACACCATGCTGGCGCGCATCGTACGGCTGGTGCAGGAGGCGCAGGGCACCAAGGCGCCCATTGCCAATCTCGCGGACAGGATCAGCTTCTATTTCGTGCCCACGGTCATGAGCATTGCGCTGGCAGCGGGCCTTGCCTGGTATTTTTCGGGCGCGGATTTCGCGTTCAGCCTGCGCATCTTCGTGGCCGTGATGGTCATTGCCTGCCCATGCGCCATGGGACTGGCCACCCCGGTCTCCATCATGGTGGGCACGGGCCGGGGCGCGCAGCTCGGCGTGCTCATCAAGTCCGGCCGTGCATTGCAGGAAGCCGGAAATCTGGACACCATCGTGTTCGACAAGACCGGCACCCTGACCCGGGGCCGTCCCGAGCTTGTGGAATGGACCATGACCCGAGGCACGGCCGCCCGGACCGAAGCCCTGTTTCTGGCTGCCGGAGCCGAGAGCCGAAGCGAGCATCCCCTTGCCCAGGCCCTTGTGCGCCATGCCCGGGAAAAGCAGCTTGATCCGCCCGAACCCACTGCGTTCGAGGCCATTCCCGGACGCGGCATCCGCGCCACGGTCATGGGCCGCGAAGTGCTCATCGGCAATGCGGAACTGCTCGCCGAAAACGACATTTCCCTGATCGACGATCCGTTCACCACCCGGGAAATCGAACGCTATGCGGCCGAGGGCATGACTGCCGTGTATTTTGCCAGCGAAGGCCGATTCAACGCGGTGTTCGCCATTGCCGACACCATGCGCGACGAGACCCCGGAAGTGATCGCCGAACTCAAGCGGGAAGGCATGCGCCCCATCATGCTCACGGGCGACAACGAGGTCACGGCCCGCGCCGTGGCAACGCGCGCCGGAATCCATGAAGTGATTGCCGGAGTGCTGCCGGACCGCAAGGCCGACGAGGTGGAGCGCCTTCAGAAGGAAGGCCGCAAGGTGGCCATGATCGGGGACGGCATCAATGATGCGCCCGCACTGGCCCGGGCCGACATCGGCATAGCCATGGGATCGGGCATCGACGTGGCCGTGGAATCCGGGGACGTGGTGCTCATGCAGAGCGACCTGCGTTCCCTGCTCACGGCCCTGCGCCTGAGCCGCGCCACCATGGGCAACATCAAGCAGAACCTGTTCTGGGCCTTCGCCTTCAACACCATCGGCATCCCGGTCGCTGCCGGACTGCTGCATGTGTTCGGCGGGCCCACGCTCAACCCCATGATCGCGGGAACCGCCATGGCCATGAGTTCCGTGACCGTGGTATCCAACGCCCTGCGGCTGAGGTTCTTCAAGTAG
- a CDS encoding DMT family transporter, with amino-acid sequence MKNTLSSPDSPLAGYICALLATVIWSGNFIIARGLSEALPPVTLATLRWAVACAALLPFTVLRVWRARQIVRARFVYLAAVALVSVTVFNTMIYEAGRTTNALNLSLIAASTPVFIILLSRVFLGEAITRNRLIGLIAAVSGIVLLVTRGDLSVLLALTFREGDLWMLGAAILWAVYSIMIRRKPGDVDPLVFLSVTFALGFLPLIPAALLEQQYCAPWSLTPGIAGAVLYIGVGASLAAYFLWARAVAILGPSRPGMVYYSLPVFCAVEALLFLGESVTWAHGASFALILGGILVATKRGQAK; translated from the coding sequence ATGAAAAACACCCTGTCATCCCCTGATTCCCCGCTGGCCGGGTATATCTGCGCCCTGCTTGCCACCGTGATCTGGTCCGGCAATTTCATCATTGCCCGGGGGCTTTCCGAAGCCCTGCCGCCCGTGACTCTGGCCACCCTGCGCTGGGCCGTGGCCTGCGCAGCCCTGCTGCCGTTTACCGTATTGCGCGTGTGGCGGGCAAGGCAGATCGTGCGTGCCCGGTTCGTGTACCTCGCAGCCGTGGCCCTGGTTTCGGTCACGGTGTTCAACACCATGATATATGAAGCGGGCCGAACCACCAACGCCCTGAACCTGTCGCTCATTGCCGCGTCCACGCCCGTGTTCATCATCCTGCTGTCGCGCGTGTTTCTTGGCGAGGCCATTACCCGCAACCGGCTGATCGGGCTGATTGCCGCAGTGAGCGGCATCGTGCTGCTCGTGACCCGGGGTGATCTGTCCGTTCTGTTGGCCCTGACCTTTCGGGAAGGCGATCTCTGGATGCTCGGGGCTGCGATTCTCTGGGCCGTGTATTCCATCATGATCCGCAGGAAGCCCGGGGATGTCGACCCTCTGGTGTTTCTGTCCGTCACGTTTGCGCTGGGATTCCTGCCCCTGATTCCGGCCGCGCTGCTGGAGCAGCAGTATTGTGCGCCATGGTCCCTGACCCCGGGCATTGCCGGGGCCGTGCTCTACATCGGTGTGGGCGCGTCGCTGGCCGCGTATTTCCTGTGGGCGCGGGCCGTGGCCATTCTCGGGCCGTCCCGGCCGGGCATGGTCTATTATTCCCTGCCCGTGTTCTGTGCCGTGGAGGCGCTGCTGTTTCTGGGCGAGTCCGTGACATGGGCGCACGGTGCATCCTTTGCCCTGATTCTGGGCGGAATACTGGTGGCCACGAAGCGTGGACAGGCGAAGTAG
- a CDS encoding HD-GYP domain-containing protein, giving the protein MNDPLKNAMTSAEVTRSLREKNRQPEAGPAGDARVSVRKELRVADRLYDEAVSYAHGFMDDVRQGKPFDFHDATPVVRDFIQSVFRNENAAAAICKLKAFDEYTYTHCINVSVLSVILGRKLGHSEDRLLDLGIAGMFHDVGKSLIPTAILNKPGKLSDSEMNEMRTHPLLGFELLKQQKGIPDSVLRACLEHHERYDGSGYPRALQGEDIHDFSRIVAVVDVYDALTSRRVYKEPMPPGKVLAMMYKWRLSDFHPNIVEHFIRSLGVYPVGSFVRLHDGRHAVVMDHNPAAPLRPIVRVAFDRNLRPIPRILLNLGDSQSAGNPIADVINPSDHGIDVYRLIN; this is encoded by the coding sequence ATGAACGATCCGCTGAAAAACGCCATGACCTCTGCGGAGGTGACGCGCTCCCTGCGCGAAAAGAACCGCCAGCCCGAGGCCGGGCCTGCGGGAGACGCACGAGTTTCCGTCCGCAAGGAACTGCGCGTTGCGGACAGGCTGTACGACGAGGCCGTAAGTTACGCGCACGGGTTCATGGACGACGTGCGCCAGGGAAAACCCTTCGACTTTCACGACGCCACCCCTGTGGTGCGGGACTTCATCCAGTCCGTGTTCCGCAACGAAAACGCTGCCGCAGCCATCTGCAAGCTCAAGGCGTTCGACGAATACACCTACACCCATTGCATCAATGTCTCGGTGCTGTCCGTGATTCTGGGCAGAAAACTGGGCCATTCCGAAGACCGGCTTCTGGATCTGGGCATTGCGGGCATGTTCCACGACGTGGGCAAATCCCTGATTCCCACAGCCATCCTGAACAAGCCCGGCAAGCTCTCGGACAGCGAGATGAACGAGATGCGCACCCATCCCCTGCTCGGCTTCGAACTGCTCAAGCAGCAGAAGGGCATCCCGGACTCCGTGCTGCGCGCCTGTCTGGAGCATCACGAACGCTACGACGGCAGCGGCTATCCCCGCGCACTTCAGGGCGAGGACATCCACGACTTTTCCCGCATCGTGGCCGTGGTGGACGTGTACGACGCCCTGACCAGCCGACGCGTGTACAAGGAGCCCATGCCGCCGGGCAAGGTGCTGGCCATGATGTACAAGTGGCGGCTCTCGGATTTCCACCCCAACATCGTGGAACATTTCATCAGGAGTCTGGGCGTGTACCCGGTGGGAAGCTTCGTGCGTCTGCACGACGGCAGGCACGCCGTGGTGATGGACCACAATCCGGCCGCTCCGCTCCGGCCGATCGTGCGCGTGGCCTTTGACCGAAACTTGCGTCCGATTCCGCGAATCCTGCTGAATCTGGGTGACTCGCAATCCGCGGGAAATCCCATTGCGGACGTGATCAACCCGTCCGACCACGGCATCGACGTCTATCGGCTGATCAACTGA
- a CDS encoding carboxymuconolactone decarboxylase family protein, which translates to MPEPAEKATELFRLMNRHRRDVFKSYQSFTSTIKKGSAIEDKYQSLILIACSILSQCDMCISLHVQNAAVHGATKDEIIDAGLLAVAMGGSPKMMYMRHVYEEVEKLF; encoded by the coding sequence ATGCCAGAACCTGCGGAAAAGGCCACGGAACTGTTTCGGCTCATGAACCGGCATCGCCGGGACGTCTTCAAGTCCTATCAGAGCTTCACTTCGACCATCAAGAAGGGCAGCGCCATCGAGGACAAGTATCAGTCCCTGATCCTCATTGCCTGCTCCATCCTGTCCCAGTGCGACATGTGCATTTCGCTTCACGTGCAGAACGCGGCCGTGCACGGAGCCACGAAGGACGAGATCATCGATGCGGGGCTGCTGGCCGTGGCCATGGGCGGTTCGCCCAAGATGATGTACATGCGCCACGTGTACGAAGAGGTGGAAAAGCTGTTCTGA
- a CDS encoding class I SAM-dependent methyltransferase — protein sequence MDEYRFAAHVYDPVVGPFLKPVHKAIVRAMRTRGCARVLDLCCGTGLLSGELERHGIEAVGVDLSPAMLRVARARHPDATFIDGDASSLFIEDDQFDGAAICFGLHEKDEGTARDIVREAVRVTRRSGPVVIADYRVPEPGQALWMGLGIRSVERLAGADHYRHFQHYLQAGGTEAFLSGMGLLGLPARTFFHGWAGLYVTIV from the coding sequence ATGGATGAATACCGGTTTGCCGCGCATGTGTATGATCCCGTGGTGGGACCGTTCCTGAAGCCCGTGCACAAGGCGATCGTCCGCGCCATGCGGACGCGCGGCTGCGCCCGGGTTCTGGACCTGTGCTGCGGCACCGGGCTGCTGTCCGGCGAACTGGAGCGGCACGGCATCGAGGCCGTGGGCGTGGACCTGTCCCCGGCCATGCTGCGCGTGGCTCGCGCCAGACACCCGGACGCCACGTTCATCGACGGCGATGCCTCGTCCCTGTTCATCGAGGACGACCAGTTCGACGGCGCAGCCATCTGTTTCGGCCTGCATGAAAAGGACGAGGGCACGGCCCGGGACATCGTGCGCGAGGCCGTGCGCGTGACCCGGCGGTCCGGCCCGGTGGTGATTGCCGACTACCGCGTGCCCGAGCCGGGGCAGGCCCTGTGGATGGGGCTGGGCATCCGCTCGGTGGAGCGATTGGCCGGAGCGGATCACTACCGGCATTTCCAGCATTACCTGCAGGCTGGCGGCACCGAGGCCTTTCTCTCCGGAATGGGGCTGCTCGGCCTGCCTGCACGAACCTTTTTCCATGGCTGGGCCGGGCTATACGTGACCATTGTCTAG
- a CDS encoding HAD family hydrolase has protein sequence MKFDAILFDFDGTLAELTIDFDLMKCKLAALGECFLDRRPEPGSTPALEWLDRLAREIGRKDPALGQEFHSRGRLVITAMELDAAREGRLFPFTRDVLADLRRRGIRTGIITRNITPAVKTVYPEIERECDAFLAREDAKRVKPDPAHALQALDRMNARPEHTLMVGDHLLDMETARRAGTRAAAVTSGKLGPEAFAACAPDFLAPDVAALMNILESDKAI, from the coding sequence ATGAAATTCGACGCCATACTTTTCGACTTTGACGGCACGCTGGCCGAACTCACCATCGATTTCGACCTGATGAAGTGCAAACTGGCCGCGCTTGGGGAATGCTTTCTGGACAGACGTCCCGAACCGGGCAGCACGCCGGCCCTGGAGTGGCTGGACAGGCTGGCTCGCGAAATCGGCAGGAAAGACCCGGCTCTGGGGCAGGAATTCCACAGCCGGGGCCGACTGGTCATCACGGCCATGGAACTGGACGCGGCCCGGGAAGGCCGACTCTTCCCGTTCACCCGCGACGTGCTGGCCGATCTGCGCAGACGCGGCATTCGCACGGGCATCATCACCCGCAACATCACACCTGCGGTCAAGACCGTGTACCCGGAAATCGAACGGGAATGCGACGCGTTCCTTGCGCGCGAGGACGCGAAACGGGTCAAGCCCGACCCGGCACATGCGCTTCAGGCCCTTGACCGCATGAACGCACGCCCGGAACACACCCTCATGGTGGGTGATCATCTTCTGGACATGGAGACCGCACGCCGAGCCGGAACACGCGCCGCAGCCGTCACCTCGGGCAAACTCGGTCCCGAAGCCTTTGCTGCCTGCGCCCCGGACTTTCTGGCCCCGGACGTGGCCGCACTCATGAATATACTGGAGTCAGACAAGGCCATCTAA
- a CDS encoding Crp/Fnr family transcriptional regulator yields the protein MSLSREGNDGCEFDENVELLRTVPHFSDMPVESVRRVALLCRRTTYRAGDAVFSRGETDRNAYVVIRGEARVVLDEREIGEFRTGAFFGGLGLLDGVERLFTVLAHSGLTCLVLPGDSIREYLCQAENEREIFLRVMVARIVDWEKRELARGPGPHDPGVSLL from the coding sequence ATGAGCTTGTCCAGGGAAGGAAATGACGGCTGCGAATTCGACGAGAACGTGGAACTGCTGCGGACCGTGCCGCATTTCAGCGACATGCCCGTGGAGTCGGTCAGGCGTGTGGCCCTGCTGTGCCGGCGTACGACCTATCGTGCCGGGGACGCCGTGTTTTCGCGCGGGGAAACGGACCGGAACGCGTATGTCGTGATCAGGGGCGAGGCCCGCGTTGTCCTTGACGAACGGGAAATCGGGGAATTTCGCACCGGCGCCTTTTTCGGCGGACTGGGGCTGCTGGACGGGGTGGAGCGGCTTTTCACGGTGCTGGCGCATAGCGGGCTGACCTGTCTGGTTCTGCCCGGGGACAGCATTCGCGAGTATCTGTGTCAGGCCGAAAACGAGCGGGAAATTTTCCTGCGTGTCATGGTCGCCAGAATCGTGGATTGGGAAAAACGGGAGCTGGCCCGGGGGCCCGGACCGCACGATCCGGGCGTGAGCCTGCTATGA
- the gltA gene encoding NADPH-dependent glutamate synthase, protein MARKTMTPRTPMPHQPADERVGNFNEVALGYTPEDARREAERCLQCKKPLCREGCPVEIDIRGFIARVAEDDVPGAYEVIRKYNSLPAVCGRVCPQENQCEGRCILGKKGESVAIGRLERYVADAFAASDACEEITGKRECVMLRDDLKVACIGAGPASLTVAGYLASRGIGVTVYEALHEAGGVLVYGIPEFRLPKAIVARELDGLRELGVDIVCNWVGGKTITIQDLLDEGYDAIFIGVGAGLPRFMSIPGENLVGVFSANEYLTRVNLGRGYDFPNHDTPVFKAEHVAVIGAGNVAMDAARTALRMGAEKVSIVYRRSEDEMPARREEIEHAVEEGVRLRCLCGPLSFNGDDKGRMESITVQKMCLGEPDESGRCRPVSVEGETETIPCDMAIIAVGTRPNPILLEATPELGLNDWGYVQVDPETGETSLRNVFAGGDIVTGSATVISAMGAGRRAAREIARRLLGDEAAD, encoded by the coding sequence ATGGCTAGGAAGACGATGACTCCCCGCACTCCCATGCCGCATCAGCCCGCTGACGAGCGGGTGGGCAATTTCAACGAGGTGGCTCTCGGCTACACCCCCGAGGATGCGCGCCGCGAGGCCGAGCGCTGCCTGCAGTGCAAGAAGCCCCTGTGCCGCGAAGGCTGCCCCGTGGAGATCGACATCAGGGGCTTCATTGCCCGTGTGGCCGAGGACGACGTGCCCGGCGCGTACGAGGTCATCCGCAAGTACAATTCCCTGCCCGCAGTGTGTGGCCGGGTGTGCCCGCAGGAGAACCAGTGCGAGGGCAGGTGCATTCTCGGCAAAAAGGGCGAATCCGTGGCCATCGGTCGTCTGGAACGCTACGTGGCCGACGCCTTTGCCGCGTCCGACGCGTGCGAGGAGATCACGGGCAAGCGCGAATGTGTCATGCTCCGCGACGATCTCAAGGTGGCCTGCATCGGCGCGGGGCCGGCTTCCCTGACCGTGGCCGGATATCTTGCCTCGCGCGGGATCGGGGTCACGGTGTACGAGGCCCTGCACGAGGCTGGCGGAGTGCTGGTCTACGGCATTCCCGAGTTCCGGCTGCCCAAGGCCATTGTCGCCCGCGAGCTGGACGGCCTGCGTGAATTGGGCGTGGACATCGTGTGCAACTGGGTGGGCGGCAAGACCATTACCATTCAGGATCTGCTGGATGAGGGGTACGACGCGATCTTCATCGGCGTGGGCGCGGGCCTGCCCCGGTTCATGTCCATTCCGGGCGAGAATCTGGTGGGCGTGTTTTCTGCCAACGAGTACCTGACCCGCGTGAATCTGGGCCGGGGATACGATTTTCCCAATCACGACACCCCGGTGTTCAAGGCCGAGCACGTGGCCGTTATCGGCGCGGGCAACGTGGCCATGGATGCGGCGCGTACTGCCTTGCGCATGGGCGCGGAAAAGGTGTCCATCGTGTACCGTCGCTCCGAGGACGAGATGCCCGCCCGCAGGGAGGAGATCGAACACGCCGTGGAAGAGGGCGTGCGGCTTCGCTGCCTGTGCGGCCCCCTGTCCTTCAACGGCGATGACAAGGGCCGCATGGAATCCATCACGGTCCAGAAGATGTGTCTGGGCGAACCTGACGAGTCCGGCCGCTGTCGTCCCGTGAGCGTGGAGGGCGAGACCGAGACCATTCCCTGCGACATGGCGATCATTGCCGTGGGCACCCGGCCCAATCCCATCCTGCTGGAAGCCACGCCCGAACTCGGCCTCAACGACTGGGGCTATGTTCAGGTCGATCCCGAGACCGGGGAGACCTCGCTGCGCAACGTGTTTGCCGGTGGCGACATCGTGACCGGCTCGGCTACCGTGATTTCCGCCATGGGCGCGGGCCGCCGCGCCGCGCGCGAGATTGCCCGCCGTCTGCTTGGCGACGAGGCCGCCGACTAA
- a CDS encoding sulfide/dihydroorotate dehydrogenase-like FAD/NAD-binding protein, translated as MGYKILKKQELIPGQTTLLVIDAPQIAQKARPGNFIILRVHENGERVPLTVADRDPENGTITIVYLVVGKTTAELNTLNQGDEILDVCGPLGKATHIEKCGTVVCVGGGTGIAAMHHIAKGHAQAGNRVVAVIGARSRDLLLFRSELSEFCAEVRIATDDGSEGHKGFVTEVLQGLLEGEEDIAEVVAVGPVPMMEAVCRVTKPFEVKTTVSLNSIMVDGIGMCGACRCTVNGETRFACVDGPEFDGQQVDFAELKARLWQFKDQEKTSLEHFHHKGCKCHG; from the coding sequence ATGGGTTACAAGATTCTGAAAAAACAGGAACTCATTCCCGGCCAGACCACGTTGCTGGTCATTGACGCGCCCCAGATCGCGCAAAAGGCCCGGCCCGGCAACTTCATCATTCTCCGCGTGCACGAAAACGGGGAGCGCGTTCCTCTGACCGTTGCGGACCGCGATCCCGAAAACGGCACCATCACCATCGTGTATCTGGTGGTGGGCAAGACCACGGCCGAACTCAATACCCTGAATCAGGGCGACGAGATTCTGGACGTGTGCGGCCCGCTGGGCAAGGCAACCCATATCGAGAAATGCGGCACCGTGGTCTGCGTGGGCGGCGGCACCGGCATTGCGGCCATGCATCATATCGCCAAGGGGCATGCGCAGGCCGGAAACCGGGTTGTCGCGGTTATCGGCGCACGCAGCAGGGATCTGCTGCTGTTCCGTTCTGAACTGTCTGAATTCTGTGCCGAGGTGCGCATTGCCACGGACGACGGTTCCGAAGGCCACAAGGGATTCGTGACCGAGGTGCTTCAGGGCCTGCTGGAAGGTGAGGAAGATATTGCCGAAGTGGTCGCGGTCGGTCCGGTCCCCATGATGGAGGCCGTGTGTCGCGTGACAAAACCTTTCGAGGTGAAGACCACGGTCAGCCTCAATTCCATCATGGTGGACGGCATCGGCATGTGCGGCGCGTGCCGATGCACCGTGAACGGCGAAACCCGGTTTGCCTGCGTGGACGGTCCGGAATTCGACGGTCAGCAGGTGGATTTCGCGGAACTCAAGGCCCGGCTCTGGCAGTTCAAGGATCAGGAAAAGACCTCGCTCGAACATTTCCATCACAAGGGGTGCAAGTGTCATGGCTAG
- the ftsE gene encoding cell division ATP-binding protein FtsE — protein sequence MVRVDHLSYNFGEYWALKDVSFSLEKGGFLFLTGHSGAGKTTLLRLLYGAMPMIRGRAKVAGFELSRLRKRHIPELRRRVGVVFQDFKILPNRTVFDNVAMALEVRGMPRQHLERRVRAIVRALGLETKSYTPCRRLSGGEQQRVAIARSMVANPELILADEPTGNLDVELTMHLMEIFKQFNTYGTTIIMATHSREVLECVPEARILHLRDGRAVSPDGDPIDDDEEDEA from the coding sequence ATGGTCCGGGTTGATCACCTCTCATACAATTTCGGCGAATACTGGGCGCTCAAGGATGTGTCCTTTTCTCTGGAAAAGGGCGGATTCCTGTTCCTCACCGGACATTCCGGGGCGGGCAAGACCACCCTGCTGCGACTCCTGTACGGAGCCATGCCCATGATCCGGGGCAGGGCCAAGGTGGCCGGGTTCGAACTCAGCCGTCTGCGCAAGCGCCACATCCCGGAGCTGCGCCGTCGCGTGGGCGTGGTGTTTCAGGATTTCAAGATTCTGCCGAACCGCACCGTGTTCGACAACGTGGCCATGGCTCTGGAGGTCCGGGGCATGCCGCGTCAGCATCTGGAACGGCGGGTGCGGGCCATTGTTCGCGCCCTCGGACTGGAGACCAAGTCCTACACCCCGTGCCGCCGCCTTTCCGGCGGAGAGCAGCAGCGCGTGGCCATCGCCCGATCCATGGTCGCGAATCCGGAGCTCATTCTTGCGGACGAGCCTACCGGAAATCTGGATGTCGAACTGACCATGCATCTCATGGAAATATTCAAGCAGTTCAATACGTACGGCACCACCATCATCATGGCCACCCACAGCCGAGAGGTGCTGGAGTGCGTGCCCGAGGCCCGGATTCTCCATCTGCGGGACGGCCGCGCCGTGTCGCCGGACGGCGATCCCATTGATGATGACGAGGAGGACGAGGCATGA
- a CDS encoding cell division protein FtsX has translation MIGQLFRLTGRGLADLRLHPFAQLLTLVAVAMVTLLIGVILTGLHNVNLELLKSRGRAEFQIYWKQGADVDAVSRDVETIGSLDHLSELKTFTPSDALTELAGTLGQAGDFSWLADTNPLPYTALVSFAVPPEKQEQGWAGDLLSRIKSLPGVETVTYTPLQPDLGQGWISLSQAIVWPLLGFLALVVALVVHNTIKLSLLTRMDEVEILALVGAKPWFIRWPLLTGGLVQGLLGSAAGIGLLRSLFLFTQDALNFPPLFIRLEFLPMEYALILGGAVTLVSTASSWVAVR, from the coding sequence ATGATCGGTCAGCTCTTCCGGCTCACCGGACGCGGACTGGCCGACCTGCGGCTGCATCCCTTTGCCCAGCTTCTGACCCTTGTGGCCGTGGCCATGGTCACTCTGCTCATCGGCGTGATTCTCACGGGCCTGCACAACGTGAATCTGGAGCTGCTCAAGTCCCGGGGCCGGGCCGAGTTTCAGATATACTGGAAGCAGGGCGCGGACGTGGATGCGGTTTCCCGGGACGTGGAAACCATCGGCTCCCTCGACCATCTGTCCGAACTCAAGACCTTCACGCCCTCGGACGCACTGACCGAACTGGCCGGAACTCTGGGACAGGCCGGAGATTTTTCCTGGCTCGCGGATACCAATCCCCTGCCGTACACGGCGCTGGTCTCGTTTGCCGTGCCTCCGGAAAAGCAGGAGCAGGGCTGGGCCGGCGACCTGCTTTCGCGCATCAAGTCCCTGCCCGGTGTGGAAACCGTGACCTACACCCCGCTGCAGCCCGATCTGGGGCAGGGGTGGATATCCCTGTCGCAGGCCATTGTCTGGCCTTTGCTGGGGTTTCTCGCGCTCGTGGTGGCCCTTGTGGTGCACAATACCATCAAGCTTTCCCTGCTCACGCGCATGGACGAAGTGGAGATTCTTGCCCTTGTCGGAGCCAAGCCGTGGTTCATTCGCTGGCCTCTGCTCACGGGCGGGCTGGTGCAGGGGCTGCTCGGTTCCGCGGCCGGGATCGGCCTGCTGCGTTCCCTGTTTCTGTTCACGCAGGATGCCCTGAATTTTCCGCCTCTGTTCATCCGGCTGGAATTCCTGCCCATGGAGTATGCCCTGATACTTGGCGGAGCCGTGACACTCGTGTCCACGGCCAGCAGCTGGGTCGCAGTGCGCTAG